From the Choloepus didactylus isolate mChoDid1 chromosome 20, mChoDid1.pri, whole genome shotgun sequence genome, one window contains:
- the LOC119516775 gene encoding beta-defensin 130B-like, translated as MRLHPLLSVLLLFVTIMPKARTGVVPGRKQCVLLRGVCKDGGCTSTDDTIGVCNEEKKCCRKWWIFEPYPTPIPKGKSP; from the exons ATGAGACTCCATCCCCTTCTTTCTGTTCTCCTCCTCTTTGTGACTATAATGCCAAAAG CGAGAACTGGCGTTGTCCCGGGAAGAAAACAGTGTGTTCTCTTGAGAGGGGTGTGCAAAGACGGAGGATGTACCTCCACAGATGATACCATTGGTGTGTGTAACGAAGAGAAAAAATGCTGTAGGAAATGGTGGATATTTGAACCCTATCCAACACCGATTCCCAAAGGAAAATCTCCTTAG